The following proteins are encoded in a genomic region of Dasypus novemcinctus isolate mDasNov1 chromosome 21, mDasNov1.1.hap2, whole genome shotgun sequence:
- the LOC101427454 gene encoding olfactory receptor 1A1-like, producing MKKEHQSSILYFILLGFSSQQAQEDFFFVLFLFIYPITLIGNLLIIWAIHSDVRLHNPMYFFLASLSLVDIFFSSVTIPKMLTNHLFGNKVISFGGCITQMYFMLALGNTDSYILAVMAYDRAVAISRPLHYTMIMNPTSCFLVVGSWVIANANALTQTLLTARVSFCSNQKVTNFYCDVTSLLKLSCSDIHFNVKMMYLGVSVFSVPLICIILSYVHIFSTVLWVPSTKGMLKAFSTCGSHLTVVSLYYGTVMGIYCHPLTSYSLKDAVITVMYVAVTPMLNPFIYSLRNQDMKVALGKLFNKRTSSQ from the coding sequence ATGAAGAAAGAACACCAGTCCTCTATCCTGTATTTCATCCTCCTGGGATTTAGCAGTCAGCAGGCACAGGaagatttcttctttgtcctcttcctgTTCATCTACCCCATCACACTGATTGGAAACCTGCTCATCATCTGGGCCATTCACTCTGATGTTCGCCTTCATAaccccatgtattttttccttgccAGCCTCTCCTTGGTTGACatctttttctcatctgtaaccaTCCCTAAGATGCTCACAAATCATCTCTTTGGCAACAAAGTCATTTCCTTTGGGGGGTGCATAACACAGATGTATTTCATGCTTGCCTTGGGTAACACTGACAGCTATATCTTAGCTGTGATGGCATATGATCGTGCTGTGGCCATCAGCCGCCCTCTTCATTACACAATGATTATGAACCCGAcatcttgttttcttgttgttgggtCTTGGGTCATTGCAAATGCCAATGCCCTCACCCAGACTCTGCTCACAGCCAGAGTGTCTTTCTGCAGTAACCAAAAAGTGACGAATTTCTACTGTGACGTTACATCTTTGCTCAAGTTGTCCTGCTCTGACATCCACTTTAATGTGAAGATGATGTACCTAGGAGTCAGTGTTTTCTCTGTGCCATTAATATGCATCATTCTTTCCTATGTTCACATCTTCTCCACTGTCTTATGGGTTCCATCCACCAAGGGCATGCTCAAAGCTTTTTCCACCTGTGGCTCCCACCTCACTGTTGTTTCTTTGTATTATGGGACAGTGATGGGCATCTATTGCCACCCTCTTACCAGTTACAGCCTGAAGGATGCAGTGATAACTGTGATGTATGTGGCAGTGACCCCAATGCTAAATCCTTTCATCTATAGTCTAAGAAACCAGGATATGAAGGTTGCCTTGGGGAAGCTCTTCAACAAGAGAACGTCCTCTCAATGA